Proteins from a genomic interval of Vanacampus margaritifer isolate UIUO_Vmar chromosome 4, RoL_Vmar_1.0, whole genome shotgun sequence:
- the lrrc28 gene encoding leucine-rich repeat-containing protein 28 has translation MASELRETIFMVKQERHKNLFLNYKNLNHFPAELLKDEGLQFLERLYMKRNSLTTLPDNLAQKLPNLIELYLHSNNIVIIPGTIGNLARLQSLDLSSNALQLLCPEVGRLRSLRHLRLSNNQLKSLPPEIGDLQFLETLDVSMNQLASLPNRLHRCSSLQHLSADHNLLSHVPRHLCRLARLTQLSMAANRLTFLPLDLGGSRELQFVFVDNNLDLKGLPSYLYNKVFGCSGCGVSLQGGDAGQQGQDEALSEALLGLPAEVKAVASEADNVVPLEELAMRTLHRLYHQQHRHPTDANFPPPIPLPKSLLDLLQFPLGHCHRCTQAMFTVIYPKLFPLRHTALAGVHRRTTVSFVAYCCSSHCLRRFDLQS, from the exons ATGGCCAGTGAGCTCCGCGAGACCATCTTCATGGTCAAGCAGGAGCGTCACAAGAACCTCTTCCTCAACTACAAGAATCTCAACCATTTCCCCGCGGAGCTGCTCAAAGACGAGGGCCTGCAGTTTCTGGAGAGGCTCTACATGAAGAGGAACTCGCTCACCACGCTG CCTGACAATCTTGCACAGAAGCTACCAAATCTAATAGAGCT gTATTTGCACTCCAACAACATTGTGATTATTCCCGGAA CGATCGGAAACTTGGCACGGCTGCAGTCCCTGGACCTGAGCAGCAACGCCCTGCAGCTGCTCTGCCCGGAGGTTGGCCGACTCAGGTCTCTGAGACACCTGCGACTGTCCAACAACCAGCTCAAAAGCCTGCCGCCAG AAATCGGCGACCTTCAGTTCCTGGAGACTTTGGACGTTTCCATGAACCAACTGGCGTCGCTCCCCAACCGGCTGCACCGCTGCTCGTCCCTGCAGCACCTCAGCGCCGACCACAACCTGCTGAGCCACGTGCCGCGCCACCTCTGCCGGCTGGCTCGCCTCACCCAGCTCTCCATGGCCGCCAACCGTCTCACCTTCCTGCCGCTAG ATCTTGGAGGATCCCGCGAGCTGCAATTTGTGTTTGTGGACAACAATTTGGATCTGAAAGGCCTGCCGTCGTATTTGTACAACAAAGTCTTTGGATGCAGCGg GTGCGGCGTGTCTCTGCAGGGCGGCGACGCGGGTCAGCAAGGCCAGGATGAGGCGCTGAGCGAGGCGCTGTTGGGGCTGCCGGCCGAAGTCAAAGCGGTGGCCTCGGAGGCCGACAACGTGGTCCCCCTGGAGGAGCTCGCCATGAGAACGCTACACCGCCTCTACCATCAACAACACCGCCATCCCACAG ACGCGAACTTCCCGCCTCCCATTCCGCTGCCAAAGAGTCTCCTGGATCTGCTGCAGTTCCCGCTGGGTCACTGTCACCGCTGCACTCAAGCCATGTTCACCGTCATCTACCCCAAACTCTTCCCGCTGCGACACACCGCCCTGGCAGGAGTGCACCGCAG GACCACGGTCAGTTTTGTGGCGTACTGCTGCTCCAGCCACTGCCTTCGGAGATTTGACCTACAAAGCTGA